From one Halorhabdus rudnickae genomic stretch:
- a CDS encoding DNA-binding protein: protein MSSNNSSRKVVTVDEQAFERTEDAGVDEEGFEVVDDTPEFRATVQQEKQAKVDSNHPDGIVQDFSHLPLKQEEKIRAREAELEHISAQAELGTQDGRAKRTREVVTEQRQRKREERTPERTDPRERLSRMELAKVNQEADRMAQRLRTGHSRAAVSRALAKRVAKGQDITEAVFDTMDALKAAPGAICPIEDVPDVQTDEVSIEGEVVQLWDASSPKIAQVGLVADDTGKIKFTSWKASEPAFVQEGDTVRMRAVKKNWYEGRCSLAVTYDSMIVFPERDRRWWEE, encoded by the coding sequence ATGTCTAGTAACAACTCGAGTCGCAAGGTCGTTACGGTGGATGAACAGGCATTCGAACGAACCGAAGACGCCGGCGTCGACGAGGAGGGCTTCGAGGTCGTCGACGACACCCCGGAGTTCCGGGCGACGGTCCAGCAGGAAAAGCAGGCCAAGGTGGATTCGAACCACCCAGATGGCATCGTCCAGGACTTCTCGCACCTGCCCCTCAAGCAGGAAGAGAAGATTCGAGCCCGAGAGGCCGAACTGGAGCACATCAGCGCCCAGGCGGAACTCGGCACCCAAGACGGGCGGGCGAAGCGAACTCGTGAGGTCGTCACCGAACAGCGGCAGCGCAAGCGGGAGGAGCGCACTCCGGAGCGGACGGATCCGCGCGAGCGCCTCTCCCGGATGGAGCTGGCGAAGGTGAACCAGGAAGCAGACCGGATGGCACAGCGGCTTCGCACCGGTCACAGTCGGGCGGCCGTCTCGCGGGCGCTCGCAAAGCGGGTCGCCAAGGGACAGGACATCACCGAAGCAGTGTTCGACACGATGGACGCGCTCAAGGCGGCCCCCGGGGCGATCTGCCCGATCGAGGACGTCCCGGACGTGCAGACCGACGAGGTGAGCATCGAAGGAGAAGTCGTCCAGCTCTGGGATGCTTCCAGCCCCAAGATCGCTCAGGTGGGCTTGGTCGCGGACGATACCGGGAAAATCAAGTTCACCTCGTGGAAGGCCAGCGAGCCGGCCTTCGTCCAAGAAGGTGACACCGTCCGGATGCGGGCGGTCAAGAAGAACTGGTACGAGGGACGGTGCTCACTCGCCGTGACCTACGACAGTATGATCGTCTTCCCAGAGCGCGACCGTCGCTGGTGGGAAGAGTAG
- a CDS encoding DUF7437 domain-containing protein: MSRTSNRADGDIVRDFLSVADLLEEPQLAQLYAHLAREGEVTVQDVMDDLELAQGTAYSYVNRLVDAGVVDVTDEEQPRRYAAREIDLTVTTAAGDREYTITPALIDAVGRRETDADIDTYIDRHGVAGLATALTYAVARERGEVTHRLMAEDLDISPLAAEMILQALRPVVHEHYDIEEAGAGLDELDIDDGDAADDA, encoded by the coding sequence GTGTCACGCACTTCAAATCGCGCCGACGGCGACATCGTCCGGGACTTCCTCTCGGTCGCAGACCTGCTCGAGGAGCCACAGCTGGCCCAGCTGTACGCCCACCTCGCTCGGGAGGGTGAGGTGACCGTCCAGGACGTGATGGACGACCTCGAGCTCGCCCAGGGAACAGCCTACAGCTACGTCAACAGGCTCGTCGACGCCGGCGTCGTCGACGTCACCGACGAGGAGCAGCCTCGGCGGTACGCCGCCCGGGAGATCGACCTGACTGTAACGACCGCCGCGGGCGACCGCGAGTATACGATCACGCCGGCGCTCATCGACGCCGTTGGCCGCCGCGAGACGGACGCGGATATTGACACGTACATCGACCGTCACGGCGTCGCCGGCCTCGCGACCGCGCTCACCTACGCGGTTGCGCGGGAGCGTGGGGAGGTGACCCACCGGCTGATGGCGGAGGATCTGGACATCTCGCCGCTGGCTGCGGAGATGATCCTCCAGGCACTCCGGCCCGTCGTCCACGAGCACTACGACATCGAGGAGGCAGGGGCAGGACTCGACGAGTTGGACATCGACGACGGCGACGCAGCTGACGACGCGTGA
- a CDS encoding DUF7558 family protein, with product MSQQTLAGCAFCEAPPGTETGTAYTWGKEERVSHPICVDCAIQETLNPDERDQYACDSCGLIVDALAALTRFRIELGHLEGPIQVCARCSPGGPATYWTRDLEEHLVATPTE from the coding sequence ATGAGCCAACAGACGCTGGCCGGCTGTGCCTTCTGCGAGGCTCCACCCGGGACAGAGACCGGGACTGCCTACACGTGGGGGAAAGAAGAGCGGGTTAGCCACCCGATTTGCGTCGACTGTGCGATTCAGGAGACGCTGAATCCCGACGAACGTGATCAGTACGCCTGTGACAGCTGTGGCCTCATCGTCGACGCGCTCGCAGCGCTTACGCGGTTTCGAATCGAACTCGGCCATCTCGAAGGCCCGATACAGGTCTGTGCGCGGTGTAGTCCAGGTGGGCCGGCAACGTACTGGACCCGCGACCTCGAGGAGCATCTCGTTGCGACGCCGACAGAGTGA
- a CDS encoding ATP-binding protein, whose product MTEKQRSSETATDDYGDEYIRITPSRSDLAPETVVRQLAGLHGLDANSDGILGKLGPFGDPLPVFEFLAISEGKEEPVEFYYGADRRLDALEERLRTLYPPTVTFERVTLDLEPKLIPSSIAPISEHDDGTTNDKFEQEDPSSGVEPLDQSHPDTETSRASDSTRPSPVGDGGSVLSTDRSASRTDELLSETESENEVSEWGSLKRETDDREQRPQDERPSVDETTPFGLTWHGEAARREDWMTTLPQFLDTEGKDDDHARAPLASLIDQLTRAEHPIAFQVLFQRKQDWTHEARERQRKLREGEDRLMDWFLGELLGNTENESQSPSNTGRQRRYLDIGGRERVEAIDEKEPQHTFTVNMRALALVTDDHQRERVDHRLDDIASVFDHLNGPYYRVRPKRVRHGLRKRRRATRHADRVFNATLTTKRKWRKTRPDLVLGPAELANFVVVPPSTDLTTEGGRGSDAQPESRTPLPLPAQDHMNAFTDSGMAIGRGLGENRTPTSEPIRIPPHLLPFHVGRFAKSGAGKSVALINDALSLYGQTTGPVFLIDSKGGSLPENYMRAHAKRFGTADLKENVLHFSVPDILPGFAFFDITPALEAGVRRVDAIQDKADHYEELIKLVMGPKRYEDAIASPTLLKYLIKAMYDEEYGLENGHFRQDTNYFTHDQLEHAVTQFHAAGPPDPTPADAPQASDPQVAEKLERHLRSNSTSFTNIVSGVSNRMDYITQDAHLRRIFNNTESQFDFRDLIDEDKVVIFDLGDLRDEAGRVMTGVILTQLYDAVKHRDGDELARKPDDYVANLLIDEASSVVVSDTLTTLLEKGREFRLSIELVTQFPEQMKEAGNREVYLNVLNNIGSPLVGKIAVDADMAEALSHEAMDPVEFKNRISSLPRGEWIAQLPSPEFGKTGPDPFSIKPLPIPPGHPDSKQPLTGAQEERFQVALEGVHKHTRKEYGVAGGTTVESRDAATDVALENADDLPLEVAMARAIRAVQLSNEVRETNGWVSVEDVDEELLSRIEEGVIEAEGYETLPEVRDASSLIEVDLPDGASSVQCRLTNEGEQAATPDTSTSPTGGGEHHDSVLEIVEQSLAAAGFSVEVLDQNGESRPDAIATHSDLNSELQVEVETTTHVRPAKVLTNLRKAQEQDRIPLFVVADHDGQPAAEIADRLAKILREPRNQLSSGETRLYTMNHNVTFNGGARAADGVTAVRPSNGGSRHTRWFERDGAFVLEDSDGDQHARIDSFDVVSKDQFPATYSYDAESETYTVFRPGELPEPYESREAFESDWVPVKRPFVPRTDLPFPDYTERSYAIATIEGDQTLGIHAPDTETSTGIPALVDAIQDGTLYPAGETPADQADSNSDSEGDDEPDPYGIQAFVRDRLTEADDGVVAVAEVYDAYEQYAAAGEYEVKPKNRFTQALRDHAAFERDKQWLDGQTRRCYVGIELRDVGEQEEPSGASA is encoded by the coding sequence ATGACTGAGAAACAGCGTTCATCGGAGACGGCGACCGACGACTACGGAGACGAATACATCCGAATCACACCCTCCAGAAGCGACCTCGCACCGGAGACGGTCGTCCGACAGTTAGCCGGACTCCATGGCCTCGATGCCAACAGTGATGGTATCTTAGGAAAGCTTGGTCCCTTCGGTGATCCGCTGCCGGTCTTCGAATTCCTCGCAATAAGCGAGGGGAAGGAGGAGCCTGTCGAGTTCTACTACGGAGCCGATCGGCGGCTGGATGCACTCGAAGAGCGTCTTCGAACACTGTACCCTCCAACGGTAACCTTCGAACGAGTAACCCTTGACCTGGAGCCGAAGTTGATTCCATCGAGCATAGCTCCCATCAGCGAGCATGATGATGGAACAACGAATGACAAGTTCGAACAGGAAGATCCAAGCAGCGGTGTGGAACCGCTAGATCAATCTCATCCGGATACTGAGACCTCAAGGGCATCCGATAGCACCAGGCCCAGTCCGGTCGGCGACGGGGGAAGCGTTCTCTCAACGGACCGCTCTGCATCGAGAACTGATGAGTTGCTATCCGAAACCGAGTCTGAGAACGAAGTATCAGAGTGGGGGTCGCTCAAGCGTGAGACTGATGACAGAGAGCAGCGACCACAGGACGAACGACCGAGTGTTGACGAGACGACGCCATTCGGACTTACGTGGCACGGAGAAGCTGCTCGTCGTGAGGACTGGATGACGACGTTGCCACAGTTCCTCGACACGGAGGGCAAAGATGACGACCACGCCCGTGCCCCGCTGGCTTCACTTATCGACCAACTCACGAGAGCCGAGCATCCAATCGCGTTTCAGGTTCTCTTCCAGCGCAAGCAGGACTGGACGCACGAGGCCCGTGAGCGCCAGCGGAAGCTCCGGGAAGGTGAAGACCGGCTCATGGACTGGTTTCTCGGCGAACTCCTCGGAAACACCGAAAATGAATCACAGAGTCCATCCAATACCGGACGACAGCGACGGTATCTTGACATCGGAGGCCGGGAGCGTGTTGAAGCCATCGACGAGAAGGAACCCCAGCATACGTTCACGGTGAATATGCGGGCCCTCGCGCTCGTGACGGACGACCACCAACGAGAACGAGTTGATCACCGCCTTGACGATATCGCCTCCGTATTCGACCACCTCAATGGACCCTACTACCGTGTTCGGCCAAAGCGCGTTCGTCACGGACTTCGGAAGCGACGACGGGCTACGAGACACGCGGACAGAGTGTTCAACGCTACCCTGACTACCAAGAGAAAATGGCGAAAGACACGCCCGGATCTCGTCCTTGGGCCAGCTGAGCTAGCGAACTTCGTCGTCGTGCCCCCGTCAACCGATCTTACGACCGAAGGCGGGCGTGGGTCCGACGCTCAACCGGAGAGCCGAACGCCGCTCCCCCTCCCAGCGCAAGACCATATGAACGCGTTCACGGATAGCGGGATGGCGATCGGCCGAGGACTTGGAGAAAATAGGACGCCTACGTCAGAGCCGATACGGATTCCGCCACATCTCCTTCCATTCCACGTCGGCCGGTTCGCGAAAAGCGGTGCCGGCAAGTCCGTCGCCCTGATCAACGACGCGCTGTCGCTGTATGGCCAGACGACAGGCCCGGTATTCCTGATCGACTCCAAGGGCGGGAGCCTGCCGGAGAACTACATGCGGGCTCACGCGAAGCGCTTCGGCACCGCAGACCTCAAGGAAAACGTCCTCCATTTCTCGGTCCCCGACATCCTGCCTGGCTTCGCGTTCTTCGATATCACGCCGGCACTGGAGGCTGGCGTTCGTCGCGTCGACGCGATCCAGGACAAGGCCGACCACTACGAGGAGCTCATCAAGCTCGTGATGGGGCCTAAGCGGTACGAGGACGCCATCGCCTCGCCGACGCTCCTCAAGTACCTCATCAAAGCGATGTACGACGAGGAGTACGGTCTCGAAAACGGACACTTCCGCCAAGATACGAACTACTTTACCCATGATCAACTCGAGCACGCAGTGACACAGTTCCATGCCGCTGGGCCGCCGGACCCGACACCTGCAGATGCACCGCAGGCGAGCGACCCGCAGGTGGCTGAAAAGCTGGAGCGACACTTACGATCGAACTCGACATCGTTCACAAACATCGTAAGTGGTGTGAGCAACCGGATGGACTACATCACGCAGGACGCCCACCTCCGGCGGATCTTCAACAATACCGAGTCACAGTTCGACTTCCGCGACCTCATCGACGAGGACAAAGTGGTCATCTTCGACCTCGGCGATCTCCGCGACGAGGCCGGCCGCGTGATGACCGGCGTCATTCTGACGCAACTGTACGACGCTGTCAAGCATCGCGACGGCGACGAGCTGGCCCGCAAACCGGACGATTACGTGGCGAACCTGCTCATCGACGAGGCATCATCGGTCGTCGTCTCGGATACGCTGACGACGCTCCTCGAAAAGGGGCGGGAGTTCCGGCTGTCCATCGAACTTGTGACGCAATTCCCCGAGCAAATGAAAGAGGCCGGTAACCGCGAGGTCTATCTGAACGTTCTGAACAACATCGGCAGTCCGCTCGTCGGGAAGATCGCTGTCGACGCCGACATGGCTGAGGCACTTTCACACGAAGCGATGGATCCCGTCGAGTTCAAGAATCGAATCAGCTCGCTCCCACGCGGTGAATGGATCGCACAGCTCCCGAGTCCGGAGTTCGGCAAAACCGGCCCTGACCCGTTCAGTATCAAACCACTCCCGATCCCGCCCGGCCATCCCGATAGCAAGCAGCCACTGACCGGGGCACAAGAAGAGCGGTTCCAGGTCGCCCTGGAGGGCGTCCACAAGCATACCCGTAAGGAGTACGGGGTTGCCGGCGGCACGACCGTGGAGAGCCGTGACGCGGCGACTGACGTCGCTCTGGAGAACGCCGATGACCTGCCATTGGAAGTCGCGATGGCCCGTGCGATTCGCGCCGTCCAGCTGTCGAACGAGGTCCGCGAGACGAACGGCTGGGTGTCCGTCGAGGACGTCGACGAGGAACTGCTCTCGCGCATTGAGGAAGGCGTCATCGAAGCGGAGGGCTACGAGACGCTCCCGGAAGTGCGAGACGCGTCCTCGCTCATCGAGGTCGATCTCCCGGACGGTGCATCGTCAGTTCAGTGTCGGCTCACAAACGAGGGTGAGCAGGCAGCCACGCCTGACACGTCGACGTCACCGACCGGCGGGGGAGAGCACCACGATTCAGTCCTTGAAATCGTCGAGCAGTCGCTCGCAGCGGCGGGGTTCTCCGTGGAGGTTCTCGATCAGAACGGGGAGTCCCGCCCCGACGCCATCGCGACGCATTCGGACCTCAACTCGGAGCTCCAGGTCGAAGTCGAAACCACCACGCACGTCCGCCCGGCCAAAGTCCTCACGAACCTCCGGAAGGCCCAGGAACAGGACCGAATTCCGCTGTTCGTCGTCGCAGACCACGACGGTCAACCAGCCGCAGAGATCGCCGACCGGCTGGCGAAGATCCTCCGCGAGCCGCGAAATCAGCTCTCATCCGGTGAGACGCGGCTGTATACAATGAATCACAACGTCACATTCAACGGCGGTGCGCGAGCCGCGGATGGGGTAACGGCCGTCCGACCGTCCAATGGCGGCAGTCGCCACACCCGCTGGTTCGAGCGGGACGGTGCGTTCGTCCTCGAGGATAGTGACGGGGACCAGCACGCCCGGATCGACTCGTTCGACGTCGTGTCGAAAGACCAGTTCCCCGCGACGTACAGCTACGACGCCGAGAGCGAGACATACACCGTCTTCAGGCCGGGGGAACTGCCCGAGCCCTACGAGTCACGCGAAGCGTTTGAATCGGACTGGGTGCCTGTTAAGCGCCCGTTCGTACCCCGTACCGACCTGCCTTTCCCGGACTATACGGAGCGCTCATATGCGATCGCGACCATCGAGGGCGACCAGACGCTCGGAATCCACGCGCCAGACACGGAGACATCTACCGGCATTCCAGCACTCGTGGATGCGATCCAGGACGGGACGCTCTATCCGGCAGGGGAGACCCCAGCTGACCAAGCCGATTCGAATTCCGATTCTGAAGGTGATGACGAACCGGACCCGTACGGTATTCAGGCATTCGTCAGGGACCGGCTCACCGAAGCCGACGACGGCGTCGTCGCGGTCGCTGAGGTCTATGATGCCTACGAGCAGTACGCGGCGGCCGGAGAATACGAGGTGAAGCCGAAAAACCGGTTCACACAGGCACTTCGTGACCACGCTGCGTTCGAGCGCGACAAGCAGTGGCTGGACGGCCAGACGCGGCGCTGTTACGTCGGAATTGAGTTGCGCGACGTCGGCGAGCAAGAGGAACCGAGCGGTGCCAGTGCGTAG
- a CDS encoding VirB4 family type IV secretion system protein: protein MIRDFLPFGNESDSSSEQTEIDTHDKTVDEPDDEQSSEPALTVEYDAEGENLDGIPKIHQTVISPSSIERMPSAIRTGDQWAQSFWVGEYPDAPMDGFLEKLYAAAETQQTDISIHIDPRDTRETLDSLENKIEDLEADYEYLTEKHRASARGVEKDLEDHQEMYDVLRNTTMQAFDVSMYLTVRGNKRETIGAESVSTTARQAPANLTPVTPRWSQLKTFTSASPIALDQFNETLDSKTPMLGGAVGAMFPFVSGAFAEPGIEYGTYALNSSPLILDRFKRQTGYCMMVIGRLGAGKSFATKLRLVRRAMFDEDTVIIMLDPMRGFAGVNEALDGERITVGGRRGLNPLEIKPTPDHVLQEVDDIDPWGEQINWVMTFFATFFEHVADHPLGERNQTLRRAVQEAYEKRGITRDPETHTRDSPTIHDVITVLEEMVEGPEEYGYVTEGEQEAVQSDSQSLLKDLRPSFREGGELENLARPSEFDLDSKVIYLDLHQEEGTRGRAETSLMMQVLFNSVYERVKQTDKRVVFCIDEAHYLMNDAVSLDFLETAVRHSRHFDLSLEFITQTGGEFALTPEARTIANLCSLTVLHRVNEEKEKIAKWFDLSDRQVNWVTSAKAGEDEDGYSEALVGIDQEGWFPVRIRASDYEAHVIDGGAADVSDIESDPTASAVPESRPADARGNGGETTTTASQDDD, encoded by the coding sequence ATGATTCGAGACTTTCTCCCCTTCGGTAACGAGAGTGATTCGTCGAGCGAACAGACGGAAATCGATACCCACGACAAAACAGTCGACGAGCCTGACGACGAACAGTCGTCCGAACCCGCACTCACCGTCGAGTACGACGCAGAAGGTGAAAACCTCGACGGCATTCCCAAAATCCATCAGACCGTCATCTCGCCGTCGAGTATCGAACGGATGCCGAGTGCGATTCGTACCGGCGACCAGTGGGCGCAAAGCTTCTGGGTCGGGGAATATCCCGATGCGCCGATGGACGGCTTCCTCGAAAAGTTGTACGCGGCTGCCGAGACCCAGCAGACGGACATTAGCATTCATATCGATCCCCGTGACACACGCGAGACGCTGGATTCGCTGGAGAACAAGATCGAGGACCTCGAAGCCGACTACGAATATCTCACCGAGAAACACCGTGCGAGCGCGCGGGGCGTCGAGAAAGATCTGGAGGACCACCAGGAGATGTATGATGTCCTCCGGAATACGACAATGCAGGCGTTCGACGTCTCGATGTATCTCACAGTGAGAGGTAATAAACGTGAGACTATCGGTGCCGAGTCGGTGTCGACGACGGCCCGGCAAGCGCCCGCGAATCTGACGCCGGTGACGCCACGCTGGTCCCAGCTGAAGACGTTCACGTCGGCAAGCCCGATCGCTCTCGATCAATTCAACGAGACGCTCGACAGCAAGACGCCGATGCTCGGCGGAGCAGTGGGCGCGATGTTCCCCTTCGTTTCCGGTGCGTTTGCAGAACCCGGCATCGAATACGGGACGTACGCACTAAACTCGAGTCCACTCATTCTCGACCGGTTCAAACGCCAAACCGGCTACTGTATGATGGTTATTGGTCGGCTTGGTGCGGGCAAGTCCTTCGCGACGAAGCTCCGCCTGGTGCGGCGGGCGATGTTCGACGAGGATACGGTCATCATTATGCTCGACCCGATGCGGGGGTTCGCCGGCGTCAACGAGGCACTCGATGGCGAACGCATCACGGTCGGTGGCCGGCGGGGCCTGAACCCACTGGAGATCAAGCCGACGCCCGACCACGTCCTGCAGGAGGTCGACGACATTGACCCGTGGGGCGAGCAGATCAACTGGGTGATGACCTTCTTCGCGACGTTCTTCGAGCACGTCGCAGACCACCCACTCGGCGAGCGCAACCAGACGCTCCGACGAGCCGTCCAGGAAGCCTACGAGAAGCGCGGGATCACCCGCGACCCGGAGACGCACACCCGGGACTCGCCCACCATCCACGACGTCATCACGGTCCTGGAGGAGATGGTCGAAGGCCCCGAGGAGTACGGCTACGTCACCGAGGGGGAGCAGGAAGCCGTCCAATCCGATTCCCAGTCGTTGCTCAAGGACCTTCGGCCGTCATTCCGCGAGGGCGGTGAACTCGAAAATCTAGCTCGCCCCTCCGAGTTCGACCTCGATTCGAAGGTCATCTATCTCGATCTCCATCAGGAAGAGGGCACCCGCGGCCGAGCGGAGACCAGCCTGATGATGCAAGTGCTATTCAACAGCGTCTACGAACGGGTGAAACAGACCGACAAGCGCGTCGTCTTCTGTATCGACGAGGCGCACTACCTGATGAACGACGCCGTTTCGCTGGACTTCCTGGAGACGGCCGTCCGGCATAGTCGCCACTTCGATTTGAGCCTCGAATTCATCACGCAAACTGGAGGTGAATTCGCGCTGACGCCGGAGGCACGAACCATCGCGAACCTCTGTTCGCTGACCGTTCTCCACCGCGTCAACGAGGAGAAGGAAAAGATCGCCAAGTGGTTCGATCTCAGCGACCGGCAGGTAAACTGGGTCACCTCAGCGAAGGCCGGCGAAGACGAGGACGGCTACTCGGAGGCGCTCGTCGGCATCGATCAGGAGGGATGGTTCCCGGTCCGGATCCGAGCAAGCGATTACGAGGCCCACGTTATCGACGGCGGTGCCGCAGACGTGAGCGATATCGAGTCCGATCCGACGGCCAGTGCGGTCCCAGAGAGTCGACCTGCTGATGCCCGTGGCAATGGTGGCGAGACGACCACGACAGCGTCTCAAGACGATGACTGA
- the xseB gene encoding exodeoxyribonuclease VII small subunit: MPKDPDIKRQMDRVKEIIDRLDADDVSLEDGRELYDEGQNLLSEIRERLQDGDGEVIEIE, translated from the coding sequence ATGCCGAAGGATCCCGACATCAAACGGCAAATGGACCGGGTCAAAGAGATCATCGACCGGCTCGATGCAGACGACGTGTCGCTCGAGGACGGCCGTGAGCTATACGATGAGGGTCAGAATCTGCTGTCCGAAATCCGAGAGCGGCTCCAAGACGGGGATGGTGAAGTCATCGAGATCGAGTGA
- the xseA gene encoding exodeoxyribonuclease VII large subunit — protein sequence MDDASNADQREKQPATTEVLSVSDLNERIASFIEQSSELQAVRCIGEVTDFHQNSTALYFTLTDGDAELPCMIWANRYREMDADLKDGTEVILEGDIDYWVEGGKIDLKPWEMIVVGDGDQAAAVERLRSELEERGWFDDEQKQRPPAFPERVGVVTSLRGDARYDIQNAIHEQDPTVDILVKDATVQGSEAPTSIANGIHHLDRSKDVDAIIVGRGGGSDSDLQAFNTERVAEATFTANTPIVTAIGHTDDQLIADRVADMAAITPTAAGEYIAKSRNDFLASEIEPLEQQLEAAYETFEQEHEHEQELAEAVEEATALEGLPTVYYKATIAVLLLLLLLITALWLGVI from the coding sequence ATGGACGATGCATCGAATGCTGACCAACGGGAAAAGCAGCCCGCGACCACAGAGGTTCTTTCAGTTAGCGACCTGAACGAGCGGATTGCCTCCTTCATCGAACAGTCGTCTGAACTCCAGGCCGTCCGCTGTATCGGCGAGGTCACTGATTTCCATCAGAACAGTACTGCGCTCTACTTTACGCTCACCGACGGCGACGCTGAGCTTCCCTGTATGATCTGGGCGAACCGCTACCGGGAGATGGATGCTGACCTCAAGGACGGAACCGAGGTCATCCTCGAGGGCGATATCGACTACTGGGTCGAAGGTGGGAAAATCGACCTCAAACCGTGGGAGATGATCGTCGTCGGCGACGGCGACCAGGCAGCTGCCGTTGAACGACTGCGAAGCGAACTTGAAGAGCGTGGCTGGTTCGACGACGAGCAGAAACAGCGCCCGCCGGCGTTCCCGGAGCGGGTCGGTGTCGTAACCTCACTCCGGGGCGACGCTCGCTACGACATCCAGAACGCGATCCACGAGCAGGATCCCACCGTCGATATCCTGGTGAAGGACGCAACCGTCCAGGGGTCGGAGGCACCGACGTCCATCGCGAACGGGATTCACCATCTGGACCGTTCAAAGGACGTCGACGCAATCATCGTCGGCCGCGGTGGTGGGAGCGATTCGGATCTCCAGGCGTTCAACACGGAGCGGGTCGCAGAAGCGACTTTCACCGCGAACACGCCGATTGTGACTGCCATCGGCCATACTGACGACCAGTTGATCGCGGACCGGGTGGCGGATATGGCCGCGATCACGCCGACGGCCGCCGGCGAGTACATCGCGAAGTCGCGGAATGACTTCCTCGCTAGCGAGATCGAACCGTTGGAGCAACAGCTCGAGGCTGCCTACGAAACCTTCGAGCAGGAGCACGAACACGAACAGGAACTGGCTGAGGCAGTCGAGGAGGCGACCGCTCTCGAGGGCCTTCCGACGGTCTATTACAAGGCCACGATTGCTGTCCTCCTCCTGCTGTTATTGCTTATCACCGCCCTCTGGCTTGGAGTGATCTGA
- a CDS encoding phage integrase SAM-like domain-containing protein, whose product MNQNPSSTRDGTTALTSSFDRYLQDKGKGRGGEGGNYRRNVARELERFAEWAAGDRGDDWTGIVPNDVERKPTFEDLDERVFREYARHLAGDRGLKQNTVQTYYRYISAWCGWCVNEGYLEVHYAQRASAMAPLPEDDARKPGDQQAWTSEQRHALTRHVDERARDAIETYTTLPEDTDPLDKQRARYTALKAARDRALVFVLAYTAVRVGELLRDPNDPRRRGVRWEDLSLDDGSMDVYRKKQQWDAASLPDPVISPLRSYRQLMDPPTDRWPVFPTFDQRTLAGLVQDELADRGERPDGIDERRNEYARDLLLALDEDIRAPSITTDGARSILQRLSEAAEIDIDHPKHDYLAPHGGRRGMGEVLVRAFGYTVAARYLDNSEEMVRERYSHIEAGELGDVATEALDEIDSDSE is encoded by the coding sequence ATGAATCAGAACCCTTCATCGACACGCGACGGTACGACAGCGCTCACGAGTTCCTTCGATCGCTACCTGCAAGACAAGGGCAAGGGCCGTGGGGGCGAGGGCGGGAACTACCGCCGGAACGTCGCCCGCGAACTCGAGCGATTCGCCGAGTGGGCAGCCGGCGACCGCGGAGACGACTGGACCGGGATCGTCCCCAACGATGTCGAGCGTAAACCCACCTTCGAGGATCTCGACGAACGCGTCTTCCGTGAGTACGCCCGGCATCTCGCCGGCGATCGGGGACTCAAGCAGAACACTGTACAAACCTATTATCGCTATATCTCTGCGTGGTGCGGCTGGTGCGTCAACGAGGGCTATCTCGAAGTGCATTACGCCCAGCGGGCGAGTGCGATGGCCCCACTCCCCGAGGATGACGCCCGCAAGCCCGGCGATCAGCAAGCCTGGACGTCCGAGCAGCGCCACGCGCTTACCCGCCACGTCGACGAGCGAGCCCGCGACGCCATCGAAACGTACACGACACTCCCGGAGGATACAGATCCTCTCGACAAGCAGCGGGCGCGATACACGGCACTAAAAGCTGCTCGTGATCGTGCCCTCGTGTTCGTCCTCGCGTACACGGCTGTCCGTGTCGGAGAACTGCTCCGGGATCCGAACGACCCACGCCGGCGCGGCGTCCGCTGGGAGGACCTTTCGCTCGACGACGGGAGTATGGATGTCTACCGGAAGAAACAGCAGTGGGACGCCGCGAGTCTTCCCGACCCGGTGATCTCGCCGCTGCGGAGCTACCGTCAGCTGATGGACCCACCAACGGACCGCTGGCCGGTGTTTCCGACATTCGATCAGCGGACGCTCGCAGGGCTCGTCCAGGATGAACTCGCCGACCGAGGAGAACGCCCGGATGGAATCGACGAGCGACGTAACGAGTACGCTCGTGACCTTTTGTTGGCGCTCGACGAGGATATTCGCGCTCCGTCGATCACGACCGATGGTGCCCGGTCGATTCTCCAGCGACTATCAGAGGCCGCAGAGATCGACATCGACCATCCGAAGCACGACTATCTCGCTCCCCACGGCGGTCGACGTGGCATGGGTGAAGTCCTCGTCCGCGCGTTCGGGTACACCGTGGCAGCCCGTTACCTCGACAACTCAGAGGAGATGGTCCGCGAGCGCTACTCACATATTGAGGCCGGAGAGTTGGGCGATGTCGCAACAGAGGCTCTGGACGAAATCGATAGTGATTCAGAATAG